Proteins encoded together in one Planctomyces sp. SH-PL14 window:
- a CDS encoding efflux RND transporter permease subunit, giving the protein MTTGDPSHSRIDRLTEFLIRNRGGLFLAAVVLSLLCIWPASKLELDESIESFFAPDDPLLQAYVDSKASFGADEFVLVAYPTDPPLIEKPSGKEGKTRIALNEEVLDESRDFARELNQVPGVRPESTQSLHRTLRPFDDALSPINLPPIARRALVFPAKLQRLVEMSRKVLLSEDSKTAAIILRLLPESPDISRAEVFRQLRVLAAKHNPPAMVAGEPVQVNDMFRYVEQDGLILGVATSALLIVIILAMFRNLRWVVIPLLIVHINLVWTKAFLVLTGMKLSMVSSMLTSLTTIIGISTVMHITVIYRERRAHLDSMEALKQTFRELLIPVFWTIVTTAIGFLSVMTSGIVPVRSFGVMMTVGTMLVIPACLMIIPGGILLGKFSTDPRHAPGEERLVSGLRRLSDWVGAHPKSLSVATILVSIVGIWGCFRLTVETDFSRNFRAGSPIVQALEFFESRLGGVGNWEVNFPAPTAKEPITEEFLQKVRDLSTDLQTLKTPQGIGLTKVVPITEGLDFVPPVAASTIEEKLDVMRMMQPEYIPSLYNSDKGRMRIVLRAFERQPAEVKLELIRRVEETAKKYFPDAHATGLYVLLANLISSLMADQISSGLVSVAGMTLSVWLAFRSLGFGVVSLAPNILPILCVIGGMGWMNIPINIGTAMIASVAIGFTIDSSVHYFAGYVAERKKGLSRDDAIRETSSHVGRALVLTNVALVIGFSVLALSNFIPLVYFGVLVSLAMLGGLVGNLIMLPVMLRWLPDSAGLHNVPQPVSEPVAAAASAPA; this is encoded by the coding sequence TTGACCACTGGAGACCCTTCCCACTCACGAATCGACCGCCTGACGGAGTTCCTGATCCGCAACCGGGGGGGACTGTTCCTGGCGGCGGTCGTGCTGTCGCTGCTGTGCATCTGGCCCGCTTCGAAGCTCGAGCTCGACGAATCGATCGAATCGTTCTTCGCTCCGGACGATCCGCTTCTGCAGGCCTACGTCGACAGCAAGGCGAGCTTCGGGGCGGATGAATTCGTCCTCGTTGCCTATCCGACCGACCCGCCGCTGATCGAGAAGCCGTCCGGCAAAGAGGGGAAGACCCGGATTGCCCTCAACGAGGAAGTCCTCGACGAGAGCCGGGACTTTGCCCGGGAGCTGAACCAGGTCCCCGGCGTCCGCCCGGAGAGTACGCAGAGCCTGCACCGGACGCTGCGGCCTTTCGACGACGCCCTGAGCCCGATCAATCTCCCTCCGATCGCGCGGCGGGCCCTCGTCTTCCCGGCGAAGCTCCAGCGGCTGGTTGAGATGTCCCGCAAGGTCCTCCTCAGTGAGGACAGCAAGACGGCCGCGATCATCCTGCGACTTCTCCCCGAGTCCCCCGATATTTCCCGGGCGGAAGTGTTCCGTCAGCTGCGGGTCCTGGCGGCGAAGCACAACCCGCCGGCGATGGTGGCGGGCGAGCCGGTCCAGGTGAACGACATGTTCCGGTACGTCGAGCAGGACGGCCTGATCCTGGGTGTCGCCACATCCGCTCTCCTGATCGTCATCATCCTGGCGATGTTCCGGAACCTGCGGTGGGTGGTCATTCCCCTGCTGATCGTCCACATCAACCTCGTCTGGACGAAGGCGTTCCTGGTCCTGACCGGGATGAAGCTGAGCATGGTCAGCTCGATGCTGACCTCGCTGACGACGATCATCGGGATCTCGACCGTGATGCACATCACGGTCATCTACCGGGAGCGGCGGGCTCACCTCGACTCCATGGAGGCGCTCAAGCAGACGTTCCGCGAGCTGCTGATTCCGGTCTTCTGGACGATCGTCACGACGGCGATCGGGTTCCTGTCGGTCATGACGAGCGGGATCGTCCCGGTCCGGAGCTTCGGCGTCATGATGACGGTCGGGACGATGCTGGTCATCCCGGCGTGCCTCATGATCATTCCGGGGGGGATCCTGCTCGGAAAATTCTCCACCGACCCCCGGCACGCCCCCGGCGAGGAGCGGCTGGTGAGCGGACTGCGGCGGCTCTCCGACTGGGTCGGCGCCCATCCGAAGTCCCTGTCGGTCGCCACGATTCTCGTTTCGATCGTCGGCATCTGGGGCTGTTTCCGGCTGACGGTCGAGACCGACTTCAGCCGGAACTTCCGGGCGGGGAGCCCGATCGTGCAGGCGCTCGAGTTCTTCGAGTCGCGTCTCGGCGGTGTCGGGAACTGGGAGGTGAACTTCCCCGCTCCGACGGCGAAGGAGCCGATCACCGAGGAGTTCCTCCAGAAGGTCCGCGATCTGTCGACCGACCTTCAGACGCTCAAGACGCCGCAGGGGATCGGCCTGACGAAAGTCGTTCCGATCACCGAAGGGCTCGACTTCGTCCCTCCGGTCGCCGCCAGCACGATCGAGGAGAAGCTGGACGTGATGCGGATGATGCAGCCGGAGTACATCCCCTCGCTCTACAACAGCGACAAGGGGCGGATGCGGATCGTGCTGCGGGCCTTTGAACGGCAGCCGGCCGAGGTGAAGCTGGAGCTGATCCGCCGCGTCGAAGAGACCGCCAAGAAGTATTTTCCGGACGCTCACGCCACCGGGCTCTACGTGCTGCTCGCCAACCTGATCTCGAGCCTGATGGCGGACCAGATCTCGAGCGGCCTTGTCTCGGTGGCGGGGATGACGCTCAGCGTGTGGCTGGCGTTTCGGAGCCTCGGCTTCGGCGTCGTGTCGCTGGCTCCCAACATCCTTCCGATCCTGTGCGTCATCGGCGGGATGGGGTGGATGAACATCCCGATCAACATCGGGACGGCGATGATTGCCAGCGTCGCGATCGGGTTCACGATCGATTCGAGCGTGCACTACTTCGCGGGGTATGTCGCCGAGCGGAAGAAGGGGCTCAGCCGGGACGATGCGATCCGGGAGACGAGTTCGCATGTGGGACGGGCCCTCGTTCTGACGAACGTGGCCCTTGTGATCGGTTTTTCGGTGCTGGCCCTGTCGAACTTCATCCCGCTGGTTTACTTCGGGGTGCTGGTGAGCCTGGCGATGCTGGGTGGCTTAGTCGGGAACCTGATCATGTTGCCGGTGATGCTGCGGTGGTTGCCGGATTCGGCGGGGCTGCACAATGTTCCGCAGCCCGTGTCGGAGCCGGTGGCCGCGGCCGCGAGTGCGCCGGCCTGA
- the csrA gene encoding carbon storage regulator CsrA, translating to MLVLSRKQDEKIIIGDSITLMVVSIQGDKVRLGIEAPKDVSIHREEVYQAIQRERTEDGTSKDAPRS from the coding sequence ATGCTCGTTCTCAGCCGCAAGCAGGATGAGAAGATCATCATCGGCGACTCGATCACCCTGATGGTCGTTTCGATCCAGGGGGACAAGGTCCGGCTGGGAATCGAAGCGCCCAAGGACGTGAGCATTCACCGCGAGGAAGTGTATCAGGCGATTCAGCGGGAGCGGACGGAAGACGGGACGTCGAAGGACGCTCCGCGAAGCTGA
- the murJ gene encoding murein biosynthesis integral membrane protein MurJ, protein MTSSPDDSATSSSVSLRSVALVGGASFGQMLLLLALQRVQARAYGASTEMDAYLCAYALPVTIGGILGAAAGTAVVPFSHQQEAAAGSAAAKRAVRRIGLGLLVVSLLLALPLFLAPSPIIAALYPDLPSEGNATAARLLRPLCWLIPLTAMTAYLYGVFHARSRFLRPALAGLTGPIVTLVMLEAVPQPSIGLLASSLLAGGIVGLILLLPGAWTGDAAPAGDAKPSIRGFLTLAFPVLLSNAYVQLNPLVDRLLAQSLSTGSISHLAYSARVINSVATLATSGLSVVIFPALARHAAVQDYRQMRGDLSEAWRLITVIMVPVVAGILLCGRSIIAAFLQVGLFTAADTAAVNGLVAASLGYLVAAAVSEVAVRGLTALNRAWFVSVVAMIVFTLTSLTKWLVVGRYQAVGLAATMSVAGVLAAAVYVGMVSRLTQARPAAAIVMTLLRSLLATAFSVGLARWWMTDDGVGTVAAGVGLAIVAHPLLLLAFRDEFAVRAWGARPWR, encoded by the coding sequence ATGACTTCTTCGCCCGACGACTCCGCGACCTCCAGCTCCGTGTCTCTGAGGTCCGTGGCGCTCGTCGGTGGGGCCTCCTTCGGCCAGATGCTGCTGCTCCTGGCCCTCCAGCGGGTCCAGGCCCGGGCGTACGGCGCTTCGACGGAGATGGACGCCTACCTGTGCGCCTATGCGCTCCCGGTGACGATCGGCGGGATCCTGGGGGCGGCGGCCGGGACGGCCGTGGTCCCCTTCTCGCATCAGCAGGAAGCCGCCGCGGGCTCGGCCGCCGCCAAGCGGGCGGTCCGGCGGATCGGCCTCGGCCTGCTGGTCGTGTCGCTGCTCCTGGCCCTTCCGCTGTTCCTGGCCCCCTCACCGATCATCGCGGCGCTGTACCCCGACCTTCCGAGCGAGGGGAACGCCACCGCGGCGCGGCTGCTCCGTCCTCTCTGCTGGCTCATCCCGCTGACGGCGATGACCGCGTACCTGTACGGAGTCTTTCACGCCCGGAGCCGGTTCCTCCGCCCGGCGCTGGCGGGGCTGACCGGGCCGATCGTCACGCTCGTGATGCTGGAGGCGGTTCCCCAGCCGTCGATCGGGCTTCTGGCGAGCTCCCTGCTGGCGGGGGGGATTGTCGGACTGATTCTTCTGTTGCCGGGAGCCTGGACCGGCGACGCCGCTCCCGCCGGCGACGCCAAACCCTCGATCCGGGGGTTTCTTACGCTCGCCTTCCCGGTGCTGCTCTCCAACGCGTACGTGCAGCTCAATCCGCTCGTCGACCGGCTGCTCGCCCAGAGTCTTTCGACCGGCAGCATCTCGCACTTGGCGTACTCCGCTCGCGTCATTAACTCCGTCGCGACGCTCGCGACGTCGGGGCTCTCGGTCGTGATCTTTCCGGCTCTGGCGCGGCATGCTGCCGTGCAGGACTACCGGCAGATGCGGGGAGATCTCTCGGAGGCGTGGCGGCTGATTACGGTCATCATGGTCCCGGTCGTGGCCGGCATTCTGTTGTGCGGCCGGTCGATCATTGCCGCGTTTCTGCAGGTGGGGCTGTTCACCGCGGCCGACACGGCGGCGGTCAATGGACTTGTTGCGGCTTCGCTGGGGTATCTGGTGGCGGCGGCGGTCTCCGAAGTCGCGGTCCGGGGGCTGACGGCGCTCAATCGGGCGTGGTTCGTCTCTGTCGTGGCGATGATCGTCTTTACGCTGACGTCGCTGACGAAGTGGCTTGTCGTGGGGCGATATCAGGCGGTCGGGCTCGCGGCGACGATGTCGGTGGCCGGGGTTCTGGCGGCGGCGGTTTATGTCGGGATGGTCTCGCGGCTGACACAGGCCCGTCCCGCGGCGGCGATTGTGATGACGCTTCTGCGTTCGCTGCTGGCGACCGCCTTTTCCGTCGGACTGGCGCGGTGGTGGATGACGGATGATGGGGTGGGGACGGTGGCGGCGGGCGTGGGTCTGGCGATTGTGGCTCATCCGCTGTTGCTGCTGGCATTCCGGGATGAGTTCGCCGTCCGTGCGTGGGGCGCGCGGCCCTGGCGATAG
- a CDS encoding YkgJ family cysteine cluster protein encodes MQSPPNFRPDSDPGSNPPEVGVLHGERSVPSVPTVTDSGESPPATIPCAAPSSPQSSRPEPPREQQPSPPIDTPSSDSDAADRPWFAPGLSFTCTQCGNCCTGGTGYVWVTEDDLRKIAAHLDVPIGEVRLLHTRRARGQLSLREHPNGDCIYFDTRTRGCRIYPVRPIQCRTWPFWEQTTTSPEAWKRTCETCPGAGSGTFVPWEEVARRVEASGI; translated from the coding sequence ATGCAAAGCCCGCCAAACTTTCGACCTGACTCCGACCCCGGGTCCAATCCGCCGGAAGTGGGAGTTCTGCACGGTGAACGTTCTGTTCCGAGTGTTCCGACTGTGACGGATTCGGGTGAATCCCCACCCGCCACAATCCCCTGCGCCGCCCCGTCCTCCCCTCAGTCTTCCCGACCGGAGCCTCCACGGGAGCAACAGCCGAGTCCGCCGATCGACACCCCCTCCTCAGACTCAGACGCAGCGGACCGCCCCTGGTTCGCACCAGGACTCTCCTTCACCTGCACGCAGTGCGGGAACTGCTGCACGGGAGGAACGGGCTACGTCTGGGTCACCGAGGACGACCTGAGGAAGATTGCCGCTCACCTCGATGTCCCCATTGGAGAAGTCCGGTTGCTCCACACGCGGAGAGCCCGCGGCCAGCTCAGCTTGCGGGAACATCCCAACGGCGACTGCATCTACTTCGACACCCGGACACGCGGGTGCCGAATCTACCCCGTCCGCCCGATCCAGTGCCGAACCTGGCCCTTCTGGGAACAGACGACCACCTCGCCCGAAGCCTGGAAACGGACCTGCGAGACCTGCCCGGGGGCCGGTTCGGGAACATTTGTTCCGTGGGAAGAAGTTGCCCGGCGCGTGGAAGCGTCGGGAATCTGA
- the hisS gene encoding histidine--tRNA ligase yields MIDKAALEPIPGFPEWSPQEQVAWQGMFDAIRSGFERFGFRPIETPAVERNVILTAKQSGDTTREIYQLGRLNAEEGEADERDFSLHFDLTVPLARYVAQRAGEIAFPFRRYQMQPVWRGERPSAQQGRFRQFYQCDIDIIGDGALAPHYDAEIPAVIQRVFQDLAVGDFRIRINNRKIMSGFFAANGIAPDEVAGLMRSIDKIEKQGVDQFRKEMAGRSATVEQTESILAFFQFRGSLAETLAMLKGTAEKFGHAELNQGVAELTETVTLAENFGLTDERFAIDLGIARGLTYYTGTVYETTLLDAPHLGSVCSGGRYDDLAGHFTNRKLPGVGISIGLTRLFTGLVQMGRIKTDRDTIAPVLVARPLAEETHRYARLAQRLRDAGIATELYLEDKKLGKQFQYASRRGFRVAVIVHMDEIANGTVTLKNLASATQETVTEADFVAAVQKMLAETA; encoded by the coding sequence ATGATCGACAAGGCGGCCCTGGAGCCGATCCCCGGTTTCCCCGAATGGTCACCCCAGGAACAAGTCGCCTGGCAGGGAATGTTCGACGCCATCCGCTCCGGATTCGAACGCTTCGGCTTCCGCCCCATCGAAACCCCCGCCGTCGAGCGGAACGTCATCCTCACCGCCAAGCAGAGCGGCGACACGACTCGCGAGATCTACCAGCTCGGCCGCCTCAACGCCGAAGAGGGCGAAGCGGACGAACGGGATTTTTCGCTGCACTTCGACCTGACGGTTCCGCTCGCCCGGTACGTGGCCCAGCGGGCCGGCGAAATCGCCTTCCCGTTCCGCCGCTACCAGATGCAGCCGGTCTGGCGAGGCGAGCGGCCTTCCGCCCAGCAGGGGCGGTTCCGGCAGTTCTACCAGTGCGACATCGACATCATCGGCGACGGCGCCCTTGCGCCGCACTACGACGCCGAGATCCCCGCGGTGATCCAGCGGGTGTTCCAGGACCTCGCCGTCGGCGACTTCCGGATCCGGATCAACAACCGCAAGATCATGTCCGGTTTCTTCGCCGCCAACGGCATCGCCCCGGACGAGGTGGCCGGCCTGATGCGGTCGATCGACAAGATCGAGAAGCAGGGAGTCGACCAGTTCCGAAAGGAAATGGCTGGACGGAGCGCGACCGTCGAGCAGACCGAATCGATTCTCGCCTTCTTCCAGTTCCGCGGCTCGCTCGCCGAAACGCTGGCGATGCTCAAGGGGACGGCAGAGAAGTTCGGCCACGCGGAGCTGAACCAGGGAGTCGCCGAGCTGACCGAAACCGTCACGCTGGCCGAGAACTTCGGCCTGACCGACGAGCGGTTCGCCATCGACCTCGGCATCGCCCGCGGGCTGACCTACTACACGGGGACCGTGTACGAAACGACGCTCCTCGACGCCCCGCACCTGGGGAGCGTCTGTTCCGGCGGCCGTTACGACGATCTGGCCGGCCACTTCACCAACCGAAAGCTGCCGGGGGTCGGGATCTCGATCGGCCTGACGCGGCTCTTCACCGGGCTGGTCCAGATGGGCCGGATCAAGACCGACCGGGACACGATCGCCCCGGTCCTCGTCGCCCGTCCGCTCGCCGAGGAGACGCACCGCTACGCTCGCCTGGCCCAGCGGCTGCGGGATGCGGGAATCGCCACCGAGCTGTATCTCGAGGACAAGAAGCTCGGCAAGCAGTTCCAGTACGCCAGCCGCCGCGGCTTCCGCGTCGCGGTCATCGTCCACATGGACGAGATCGCCAACGGGACGGTCACGCTCAAGAACCTCGCCTCCGCGACGCAGGAGACGGTGACGGAAGCGGATTTCGTCGCGGCCGTTCAGAAGATGCTCGCCGAGACAGCGTGA
- a CDS encoding RNA polymerase subunit sigma — MSGPIVRTGTNPKYWSNWDNVFGSKKKGAGKTEGKKPATGSAKKAAAPKKAPAKKKGK, encoded by the coding sequence ATGAGCGGCCCGATCGTACGAACGGGTACGAATCCCAAGTACTGGAGCAATTGGGACAACGTTTTCGGCAGCAAGAAGAAGGGTGCCGGCAAGACCGAAGGGAAGAAGCCGGCCACGGGTTCCGCTAAGAAGGCCGCCGCCCCTAAGAAGGCCCCTGCCAAGAAGAAGGGCAAGTAG
- a CDS encoding HU family DNA-binding protein translates to MTKKEIVKDISEECGLTQLKTKEVVQKTFEAIIETLVSDPKHRIELRNFGVFEVKKRAARKARNPRTGDRVEVPEKYVVTFKPGKEMEEQVLKLEKSGAILSYEDDESGDETTSPAPVEMTPPVPAPTPAPPSEF, encoded by the coding sequence GTGACCAAGAAAGAAATCGTCAAGGATATCTCCGAAGAGTGTGGACTGACGCAACTCAAGACCAAAGAAGTTGTTCAGAAGACATTCGAGGCGATTATCGAAACCTTGGTCAGTGATCCGAAGCATCGTATCGAACTGCGGAACTTCGGAGTGTTCGAGGTGAAGAAGCGGGCGGCCCGCAAGGCCCGCAACCCTCGAACCGGTGATCGAGTCGAAGTGCCGGAAAAGTACGTGGTTACGTTCAAGCCCGGCAAGGAGATGGAAGAGCAGGTCCTGAAACTGGAGAAGTCCGGCGCGATCCTCAGCTACGAGGACGACGAGTCGGGAGACGAGACGACCAGCCCCGCGCCGGTCGAGATGACGCCTCCCGTGCCCGCACCGACGCCGGCCCCCCCTTCAGAGTTCTGA